Within the Prochlorococcus sp. MIT 1300 genome, the region ATCACCTTTTGCATTCCTTCCCCCAGCAGGTGAGCCTTTCTCCAGCGCAAAGCCCCGACTCATCACACGAAAGGCTTGCCACAAAAGGATCAAAACAATAGAGGCATACAAAAATGGGAAAATAGTTCTCAGCATGAATTCACAACCAATTAGGACCAGAAGCGCTCAGATCACTAGCAAAGTTTTATTCATCATTACCTGCTATGGAGAAAACTTGCCGCATGAAGCATCAAGGTTTCATGAAGAGTTAGCCCAAAACCAACAAAGTCCTTGCGAGAAGGAGCACTTGAACATTGTTGTAAAAGTTATCACGTTCAAGCAGTTGCAAAGCCTATGGAAAACGAACCTAGAAGGGGAAAGTTAAACACAAACCCTCTGGCGGAGCATCTATTCAATGGCTAGTGAAACTATATGGCTCTAAGCCGATCAATCCTGTTAATTAAATAGTGAAAAAATTTGATTAATAGGATTAGTGGTAAAAAAGAGTTTTGAAAGATATCAATGTTCTCTTGAATGACAGCAATATTAATCATATTTAATTTTCAATTCACCAAATAGCGATTAGGCATCAAGAACTTCAGTCGTCAGATTCACGCAATTGCTCAACGCAACGAGTAATACACTCACCATCATCCAAAGAGCAAGTCGTAATGCACTCAAAATAAGTTTCCACCGCATCCCATGCCTGTTCCCTGCTCTGGCCATGGTCAATCGAAATAGCGTTGGAAGAGATATTCATCAAGGCCAAAACTCAACTTTGTCAGCCTATGCAAACTTTTTACACAGGTAAAGAAAAATGAGTCTTACTGCCTAATCGATTGTTAAGTTTTTCCAGTGAAGTTAAGAGATTTAAACGATTTAAACTCCCTTTGCCCTCTTGTGAGCCTTTCTTTTCCTCTGGCTGTCGCGCCTTGCAAGACGTTTGGCCTCTTTAGCCGCAAGAGCCAACTCTTTCTCCGCTGCTAATCGTTCTTCTAACTTTTTCTCCTTGTAGTAAGAATAGTCGCCCCTATATAAAATCAATTCACCGTCTCTCAATTCCACAATTCTGTTGGCAACTCGAGAAATAAAGTAACGGTCATGGGAAACAATTAATGCTGCTCCCTCGTATTCTCTAAGAGCATCTTCCAACATCTGCTTTGCCGGTATATCTAAATGATTAGTTGGCTCATCTAATAAGAGCAAATTACAAGGTTTTACAAGCATCAAAGCCAGAGCCAATCGTGCCTTCTCTCCTCCACTTAAATTGCCGACTTCCTTAAAAACATCATCTTTACTAAAGCAAAGATTTCCGAGCAAAGATCTGACTTTTGTTTGCGTCCAATCAGGTACCTCCTCAAACATTGTATCAATCACAGTTCTATCAAGGTTTAAAGCTTCAGCCTGATTTTGTTCGAAATAAGCAGGAATCACATTATGGCGACCCAAGGTAGCTTTGCCCTCATCTGGCTGTTCTAGGCCCATCACTAAACGCAAGAGGGTTGATTTGCCTGATCCATTAGGACCTATAAATGCAATTCTGTTACCTACTTCTACCTCTAAATTGGCACCCAAAAACAAAATCTTATCATCATAACTATGTGTTAGATCATCTATCATAACAACCTCACTCCCAGACCTTGGAGCTGGCAAAAATTTAAAAGAAGGGCCGGACAGCTCACCTTCTGGAGCCTGAATCCTCTCAACTTTTTCAAGCATCTTTTCACGACTCTTTGCTTGAGTACTTCTCGTCGCACTGGCCCTAAAACGATCCACGTATGCCTGTTGAGTCGCAAGATCCTTCTGTTGTCTCTGAAATGCAGCCTGAGTCGCCTCAGCCTCAATATCTCTCTGCTCAATAAATGCTGTATAATTACCTAAATAAGTACGAGAGATGCCTCTCTCCGTGCTCACTATTTGCGTGCATATGCGATCAAGAAATGCTCGATCATGGCTAATGATTACCATGGCTGAGTTTTGCTCTAAAAGGTAATCTTCCAACCATTGAATTGCCTCTAAGTCCAAATGATTAGTTGGCTCATCTAATAAAAGCAAATCAGGCTTCTGTAAAACTATCTTGCCTAGTGCAATCCTCATTTGCCACCCACCTGAATAGTCACCAACGACCTGATCAGCCTCTTTAGAAGTAAACCCAAGAGTTGGCAAAACCTTTTCTACCTGAGCTTCTAACTCATAACCATTAATCGCCTCAAAGCGACTTTGAATAGTTCCTAGATCTCTAATTAATTGATCTAAATAGTCAGTATCAGTTTGCGCTTGTTCAGATGCCATATCCTGCTCAATTTTGTGCTGTTCATCAAGTAAATGAGCAGCCTCAGAAAATGCTCTAAATAATTCATCTCTAACAGTTTTAGAAGGATCTACATCAAACTCTTGCTGTAAATATGCAATCCGAGGACACCCATTCCTAACAATTGATCCACTAGTAGCTTCCTCTAAACCTGCAATAAGCCTCAATTGTGTCGTCTTTCCTGCACCATTTGCACCCACCAAGCCAATTCGATCAGACGCCTTCACCTCCCAAGTCACCTCACGCAGAACTTCACTGGTGGGATAAATCTTGCTAATACGCTCAAGTCGCAGCACTGGAAATTGGAAACAAATAAAGATCATCCAGCTTTGAATAGAGGCAAACTGGAAAAGCCCATACCGAATCTTCGGCCATGGTGAGACTGGAACAAATTACTGCTTTGGTTTTAGCTGCAGCCCTAGCTATCCCCAGCTATTGGTTTTTCTGGAGCTTGGCCGGAGGGGGTGGTTATGACAGGAGGAAAAAACAAACTCAGTCAATGGAAAATGGTTTGATTCAACAAAAACAGCCCCAAAAATCACTTAAAGGCCTCCTCGAGCCTTAATCAACCACTGCTTGGTCTCTCCATCATCAAGGCTTGCAAGATGAGCCTTAACTTCGTCAGGGGTCACAGGGAGATCAAGAGCACGTCCTAATTCACATATAGATCG harbors:
- a CDS encoding ABC-F family ATP-binding cassette domain-containing protein, whose translation is MLRLERISKIYPTSEVLREVTWEVKASDRIGLVGANGAGKTTQLRLIAGLEEATSGSIVRNGCPRIAYLQQEFDVDPSKTVRDELFRAFSEAAHLLDEQHKIEQDMASEQAQTDTDYLDQLIRDLGTIQSRFEAINGYELEAQVEKVLPTLGFTSKEADQVVGDYSGGWQMRIALGKIVLQKPDLLLLDEPTNHLDLEAIQWLEDYLLEQNSAMVIISHDRAFLDRICTQIVSTERGISRTYLGNYTAFIEQRDIEAEATQAAFQRQQKDLATQQAYVDRFRASATRSTQAKSREKMLEKVERIQAPEGELSGPSFKFLPAPRSGSEVVMIDDLTHSYDDKILFLGANLEVEVGNRIAFIGPNGSGKSTLLRLVMGLEQPDEGKATLGRHNVIPAYFEQNQAEALNLDRTVIDTMFEEVPDWTQTKVRSLLGNLCFSKDDVFKEVGNLSGGEKARLALALMLVKPCNLLLLDEPTNHLDIPAKQMLEDALREYEGAALIVSHDRYFISRVANRIVELRDGELILYRGDYSYYKEKKLEERLAAEKELALAAKEAKRLARRDSQRKRKAHKRAKGV
- a CDS encoding DUF2973 domain-containing protein, encoding MLRTIFPFLYASIVLILLWQAFRVMSRGFALEKGSPAGGRNAKGDRTGRLTIHPELLDQEGRITDEELLTVRFSEENESPHSEEKPTE